GATTTGCCGTTGTGCTCGGCCTGCTGACGACCATTTTCTCATCAACGATGGTCAATGTGGCGCTGACCGACATCATGGAAACATTCCATATCAGTCAGGGCCTGGCACAATGGATGTCAACTGCGTTTCTCTGCGCATCAAGTGTGGCTATGCTGACAACAGCCTGGTTGATGCATAATGTTGGATCTCGTGCTACCTTTCTGTTGGCTATCGCACTTTTTATCATCGGTAGTTTCCTCGGCTGGATCTCCCCAAACTACACAACATTAGTCATAGCACGGTTACTGCAAGGTGTTGGTGCAGGTATTTTACAACCTTTATCCATGTCCCTGATTTTCCTACTCTTTCCGGCGGAAATGCGGGGTCGCGCTATGGGGATGTTCGGGATGGGCGTCGTCATTGGCCCTGCAGTTGGCCCTGTTATCGGCGGTATTATTACGGATACTTTAGAATGGCATACTTCTTTTGCCGTGGTCATTCCTCTGGCAATCATAGCCGGAATTATTGGAATGGTTTTACTGCCAGATAAATCCAGTGATAAACCTCTCTCCCGCTTCAACATGAAAAGCCTACTCCTAGTTAGTCTCGCAGTCGGATGTCTGTTGACAGGTCTATCAAATAGCCAGTTTTTTGAATTGAGAAGCCTTCAGGTTTTTCCCTACCTGTTGATTGCTCTCATCGGCTTCATGCTCTTTTTTATCCGGGAAATGAAAAGCGCAACACCACTTGTAGAACTGCGCATGTTTGGCAATATGCGTCTTTTGTCTTCTGCAGTTATCGGCGCTTTTACAAGTGCCGGAATGTTTTCAAGTTTTTATACGATCCCACTGTTTGCCCGAACCGTCCAATCTGCAACGGCAACAGACGCAGGTATGTTGCTTTTACCTGCTGGACTAATGCTCGCGGTTGTATTTCCGATTGTCGGCCGCTTGATTGACAGAATGCCGGCTTACAGACTGATCCTGGTTGGACAGGTCGGCTTTATTATCGCGACCATAATTCTTAGTTGGGCCGATCGAAATACTGGTTATCTGATGTTGGCTGGCTGGGTAATTTTTGGACGAATTGCAATTGGCTTTATCATGCCGTCTAACAGCACATTTGCCCTCTCCAACGTAGCGCCGCCGCAAGTACCACAAGCATCAGGTGCCCTCAATTTCCTGAGAATGCTGGGTGGTACGATCGGCGTTAATCTGACAGCTATCCTTATTACTAGCCGCACAGAGTTTCATCTGGGTGAAGAGGGAATTAAGCTCCACGAAATCACTGCGGAAAATGCCCAAACATTGGAGGCCCTAACATCCATCTTCCATGATGTTTTCCTGGTCACAGGGATAGTGTTCTCTGTTTCGCTGATCCCTGGCATTTATTTAGCACTCTCTCACCGAAAAGAACGCCTAAGCGTATAAAAAAAGCCCCGCTTATTCGGCGAGGCTTTTCTTCGATTGTTTTGACCTGCAGATCAATCAGACATTTGTAAACGTCTGACCTTCTTTGACCATTTTTTCCAGCAAGGCAGACGGTTTGAAGAAATCGCCATGGCTTTCCTGATATTTCAAAAGCGTATTGTAAACTTTTTCAAGGCCCACAGCATCGGCATAGCGCATTGGTCCACCCCGATAGATTGGCCAGCCATAGCCATAGACCCAAATCACATCAATATCGCTTGCACGGGAGGCAATTCCCTCTTCAAGGATTTTGCACCCTTCATTGATCATTGGATAAATACAACGCTCAAGGATTTCCTCGTCGGAAATAGAACGACGCTCAATACCCGCCTCTTTTGAAGCTTTAACAATGATTTCCTCAACCACTGGATCAGGCGTTGGTGTCCGACCACCATCTTTATAGAGATAATATCCTGAACCGGTTTTCTGACCAAAGCGGCCCAGTTCGCAGATTGCATCTGCAATCGGGCTTTTAACGCCTTTACCCTGGCGGATCCGCCAGCCAACGTCATTACCCGCAAGATCAGACATGGCAAATGGCCCCATAGGCAAACCGAAGTCAAAGAGAACCCGATCAACGTCTTGCGGCAATGCTCCTTCCATCAATAGAGCCGTTGCTTGTTCGGCGCGGCGGTGCAGGATCCGGTTCCCAACAAAGCCTTCGCAAACCCCAACCATAGCCGGAACTTTACCAATCCGTTTTGCAAGCGCCATACAGGTTGCCATAACAGATTTGTTTGTTTTCTTAGTCCGCACTTCTTCCAGCAACTTCATAACGTTAGCTGGGCTAAAGAAATGAAGGCCGATCACATATTCAGGGCGCTTGGTTGCCTCCCCGATTTCATCGATATCCAACGTGGATGTGTTGGTCGCAAGAATTGCACCGTCTTTACAGATACCGTCCAATTTGGCGAACAGCTCTTTCTTTACGTCCATATTCTCGAAGATAGCTTCAATGACGATATCCACGTCTTTCAGATCTTCAAGGTTGGTTGTACCTGTCAGTAGGCTCATACATTTGTCCATAGCCTCCTGCTTCATCCGACCTTTGGAAACTGTAGCCGCATAGTTTTTCCGGATAATCTCAATACCACGATCAAGAGCTTCTTGCGTAGTTTCAACGATCGTGACGGGGATCCCAGCTTGCAAGAAGTTCATGGCAATGCCACCACCCATTGTACCGGCACCGACGATACCACAGGTATTTATGTCAATGAGTGGCGTATCCTTTGGAACATCAGGAATTTTAGCGGCTTGCCGCTCAGCAAAGAAGAAGTACCGTTGGCTTTTTGACTGCTCACCCTGCATCAACTCCATGAACAGTTCCCGTTCACGCTTGAGGCCTTCTGGGAAAGGAAGTTCAACTGCGGCCTGCACAGCCTTGATGCAATTAACAGGCGCCTGGAAACCCCGAATTTTCCGCGCTATGGATTTCTGGAATTCCTCAAAGATACCAGGATTATCCTTCGCAGATTGCAACATCTCTGTCTGATCACTGATCTTCACAAGAGGACGGCCTTCAGCGACAACCTTTTTGGCAAAAGCAATTGCACCAGCTTTCAAGTCACCTTCAACAACTTCGCTGATCAGACCAACTTCAAGCGCTTTTGCAGCGGAAATTGGGACACCACTTGTAATCATTTCTAGTGCCATCGGGACTCCGACAACCCTTGGCAGACGCTGCGTTCCGCCCGCCCCTGGAAGAATACCAAGCTTTACCTCTGGCAGCCCTAGTTTTGCACCCGCATTCGCGACACGATAATGGGCACCCAATGCTGTCTCCAATCCTCCCCCAAGGGCAGTACCATGAATGGCTGCGACAACGGGTTTGGATGACATTTCAATGGAGGCAATCACCTCGTTCAGTGCCGGGCCTTTCGGTGGCTTTCCAAATTCTGTGATATCCGCACCGGCAATAAATGTACGGCCCTCGCACCAGATGACAACAGCAGAAACACTGTCATCCTGTCCAGCCATTTCAATGCCACTTTTAATCCCTTCACGGACACCAGCGCTCAGCGCATTGACCGGGGGATTGTCAATTTTGATGATACCGACACCATTTTCGGTTTCGTAACTCACCATATCCGTAATCGCAGTCATTTATTTTTCCTTCCGAGGTTTGACTGTTTTAAACGATCAAAAAATTGAACCTAATTGCGGGTCGGATCTTCCGAGACCTGAACCAACAATTTGCCAAAGTTTTTACCCTTGAGAAGCCCAAGGAAGGCTTCCGGTGCATTTTCAATTCCCTGTACGATATCTTCTTTGTATTTCATTTCACCAGAGCGGATCCAGCCACCGATATCTTTGACTACTGTCGGGAAGCGGTCATAGTGATCAAAACTGATAAAGCCACGGATCATGATCCGCTTTACGAGAACCTGTCCAAAAAAAGCGGGCAATTTGTTCGGCCCCTCAGGATCACCTGTCATATTGTAATTGGCAATCCGACCACATACTGGGATACGGGAAAAATCATTCATTAAAGGAAAGACGGCATCAAAAACAGCGCCTCCTACGTTTTCGAAATATATATCCACACCTTTGTCACAGGCCTTACTCAGCTGCTCGACAAAATCTGGATCCTTATAATTGACGCAGATATCAAACCCTAACTCATCAACAACATAAGCACATTTTTCTGGTGAGCCTGCTATTCCAACAACTTTACAGCCTTTGATCCTGGCCATCTGACCAACAATAGCACCCACAGCACCTGAGGCTGCGGAAACAACAACTGTCTCACCCGGCTTGGGTTGAGCGATATCAAGAAAACCTGCATAGGCAGTCAGTCCTGGCATGCCCAGGATACCCACACCTGTGGAAATCGGAGCGTTGGCGGGATCAACTTTCATAACCCCTTGTCCATCAGAAATACTATGAGATTGCCAGCGGCTTTGGGAAACAACATATTCCCCTTCTTTAAAGCCATCTACGTTCGACTTAAGAACAACGGAAACACCCGTTCCGCTCATTGGTTCTCCAAGCTCAGCTTTTGCAGCGTAGCTTTTCGTATCATTCATCCGGCCCCGCATGTAGGGGTCGAGAGACATATAGATCGTTTTGAGCAGCATCTCACCAGGACCCGGTTCAGGGACAGGCGTTTCCGCATATTCAAAGTTGTCGAGCGTTGGCTCTCCCACAGGCCTTGATTTAAGAAGCCATTGTTTGTTCATTTCTGACATGTTTTCTTCCCTATATCTTGTCAATCGAACTTCAGGATTGCGCCCATTGTCTCAGAGCTTAATAGCTGGTCCACTAACTTAGACCTATTTTCAAGCACTGCTTTTTGATTGATATACTGTTTATCCGTAATCTCGTTGCGATCTGCTGACAAGGGACTTCCCATAACTAAAGCACGGCCAACAAATCGACTTCTGGCTGGATATTTTTGGTTATGCGCCTCCAGCTTAGTCTTTATCTTTTTTAAGATCTCAGGATCCTCGATAACACTCAAGTCTCCTTCAGCGTGAAACCCTCTGGCTTCTGCATCCTTCACAACAAATTCACTCGGAACAATCATGATTACAAGAAACTCTTCATCATGCCCACCGATCACGACATCACGAGCAAAAGGATCCAAAGCATCAATCAACTGAAGCCTTAAGCTACCCGTCTCAACCCATGTTCCGTTGGCAAGTTTGAAATCTTCTGACACGCGCCCCTTGAAAGCCAATCCTCGCTCTGGCCGTTCAGGATCCTGAAAGACCACTGCATCACCGATACAGTAAAACCCTTCTTCGTCGAAATAGGTGGAGGTCAGGTCTGGTCGTTTGTAGTAACCCGTGTGAACCGCATCCCCCTTGATCCGGATTTCATACTTATCCTGAACAGGAACTAATTTCACGGTCATGCCCGAATAGGGAACCCCAATAATACCAACTTTGTCTTCGTTCCAGAAAAGAGAGGTCCCCATTGCTGTAGTTTCTGTCGCCCCCCATCCGGTTCCCACTGGAATTTTCATCCCGGTGTGCTTTATCGCCTGAACCTGCAAACGCTCATAAACTTCCTGGGATAACGCTGCACCGCCATAGTTACACATTCGGAGACGATCAAAAAAAGCGAGTGCTAATTCTTCATCCTTTTCCAACTCATCAAGTAAAAAACTGAAAGCTGTCGGTACGCTGCTAAATCGGGTTGGACGGATCTTCTTGATGTTGGCAATGGTCCGATGGAAAAGACCTGGCACAGGCTTTCCATCATCCATGTAAAGGGTCCCCCCAATCCGCAAGCTTCCAAGGAAGTTAGCGTTCGCCCCAAAAGTATGATGCCAAGGTAACCAATCGAGAAAAATACTGGGAT
This genomic stretch from Sneathiella limimaris harbors:
- a CDS encoding AMP-binding protein, with protein sequence MNSQVLFRPLERPKPDISVQKTKDGSYLIVSNIAIGEYEDNIANYWLKSAEEVPDRACLVQCRAEGDWPELSYRDAVDKADRISTWLLNNGYSKETPILILSTNSFAHALLTMGAMQIGVPIAPLSPSFSLMSGDFERLKYAADLVDPKMIFAEDGDLFSKAINALSDRRDQIVTVTGVLHGGLVFDDLLSDLNVDAVAKARATVGPDTLAKILFTSGSTGMPKAVPNTMRMLCSAQKMVELISEPRDPFDNPSIFLDWLPWHHTFGANANFLGSLRIGGTLYMDDGKPVPGLFHRTIANIKKIRPTRFSSVPTAFSFLLDELEKDEELALAFFDRLRMCNYGGAALSQEVYERLQVQAIKHTGMKIPVGTGWGATETTAMGTSLFWNEDKVGIIGVPYSGMTVKLVPVQDKYEIRIKGDAVHTGYYKRPDLTSTYFDEEGFYCIGDAVVFQDPERPERGLAFKGRVSEDFKLANGTWVETGSLRLQLIDALDPFARDVVIGGHDEEFLVIMIVPSEFVVKDAEARGFHAEGDLSVIEDPEILKKIKTKLEAHNQKYPARSRFVGRALVMGSPLSADRNEITDKQYINQKAVLENRSKLVDQLLSSETMGAILKFD
- a CDS encoding 3-hydroxyacyl-CoA dehydrogenase NAD-binding domain-containing protein; protein product: MTAITDMVSYETENGVGIIKIDNPPVNALSAGVREGIKSGIEMAGQDDSVSAVVIWCEGRTFIAGADITEFGKPPKGPALNEVIASIEMSSKPVVAAIHGTALGGGLETALGAHYRVANAGAKLGLPEVKLGILPGAGGTQRLPRVVGVPMALEMITSGVPISAAKALEVGLISEVVEGDLKAGAIAFAKKVVAEGRPLVKISDQTEMLQSAKDNPGIFEEFQKSIARKIRGFQAPVNCIKAVQAAVELPFPEGLKRERELFMELMQGEQSKSQRYFFFAERQAAKIPDVPKDTPLIDINTCGIVGAGTMGGGIAMNFLQAGIPVTIVETTQEALDRGIEIIRKNYAATVSKGRMKQEAMDKCMSLLTGTTNLEDLKDVDIVIEAIFENMDVKKELFAKLDGICKDGAILATNTSTLDIDEIGEATKRPEYVIGLHFFSPANVMKLLEEVRTKKTNKSVMATCMALAKRIGKVPAMVGVCEGFVGNRILHRRAEQATALLMEGALPQDVDRVLFDFGLPMGPFAMSDLAGNDVGWRIRQGKGVKSPIADAICELGRFGQKTGSGYYLYKDGGRTPTPDPVVEEIIVKASKEAGIERRSISDEEILERCIYPMINEGCKILEEGIASRASDIDVIWVYGYGWPIYRGGPMRYADAVGLEKVYNTLLKYQESHGDFFKPSALLEKMVKEGQTFTNV
- a CDS encoding NADP-dependent oxidoreductase; this encodes MSEMNKQWLLKSRPVGEPTLDNFEYAETPVPEPGPGEMLLKTIYMSLDPYMRGRMNDTKSYAAKAELGEPMSGTGVSVVLKSNVDGFKEGEYVVSQSRWQSHSISDGQGVMKVDPANAPISTGVGILGMPGLTAYAGFLDIAQPKPGETVVVSAASGAVGAIVGQMARIKGCKVVGIAGSPEKCAYVVDELGFDICVNYKDPDFVEQLSKACDKGVDIYFENVGGAVFDAVFPLMNDFSRIPVCGRIANYNMTGDPEGPNKLPAFFGQVLVKRIMIRGFISFDHYDRFPTVVKDIGGWIRSGEMKYKEDIVQGIENAPEAFLGLLKGKNFGKLLVQVSEDPTRN
- a CDS encoding DHA2 family efflux MFS transporter permease subunit, with protein sequence MSAARNAALQDKYGAAYKWLAGFAVVLGLLTTIFSSTMVNVALTDIMETFHISQGLAQWMSTAFLCASSVAMLTTAWLMHNVGSRATFLLAIALFIIGSFLGWISPNYTTLVIARLLQGVGAGILQPLSMSLIFLLFPAEMRGRAMGMFGMGVVIGPAVGPVIGGIITDTLEWHTSFAVVIPLAIIAGIIGMVLLPDKSSDKPLSRFNMKSLLLVSLAVGCLLTGLSNSQFFELRSLQVFPYLLIALIGFMLFFIREMKSATPLVELRMFGNMRLLSSAVIGAFTSAGMFSSFYTIPLFARTVQSATATDAGMLLLPAGLMLAVVFPIVGRLIDRMPAYRLILVGQVGFIIATIILSWADRNTGYLMLAGWVIFGRIAIGFIMPSNSTFALSNVAPPQVPQASGALNFLRMLGGTIGVNLTAILITSRTEFHLGEEGIKLHEITAENAQTLEALTSIFHDVFLVTGIVFSVSLIPGIYLALSHRKERLSV